In Vigna angularis cultivar LongXiaoDou No.4 chromosome 8, ASM1680809v1, whole genome shotgun sequence, the DNA window CGCGGCTTTGCTTTCATCCAGTATAGCACAAAAGAGGTAAGTTGATTGCACTCATTACATAATTCACTTTCTATCAATTTCTGATTTCCATCGTTAAAGTGAGAATGCAGGAAGCCGAATTAGCCAAGGAGAAAATGCATGGGAGGTTCGCCTGTGGCCGGCCGCTGGTTGTTCGTCTTGCTGGCGAGAAGTGCTTGCTGGAAACAGCTGATAAGTCTACAAAAGCAGCAAGTGAAGGGCACAAGATGCTTCTCATTGGTGGTGGGGGTGCC includes these proteins:
- the LOC108345087 gene encoding uncharacterized protein LOC108345087 isoform X2 — protein: MFSPYGKIISEDFLWHTRGPKRGEPRGFAFIQYSTKEEAELAKEKMHGRFACGRPLVVRLAGEKCLLETADKSTKAASEGHKMLLIGGGGAMGQTSRTAKIAAIKNKLKSLEEESTRTKKQKQRENIY
- the LOC108345087 gene encoding uncharacterized protein LOC108345087 isoform X3 — translated: MQEAELAKEKMHGRFACGRPLVVRLAGEKCLLETADKSTKAASEGHKMLLIGGGGAMGQTSRTAKIAAIKNKLKSLEEESTRTKKQKQRENIY